A segment of the Oncorhynchus mykiss isolate Arlee unplaced genomic scaffold, USDA_OmykA_1.1 un_scaffold_394, whole genome shotgun sequence genome:
AACTAAAAAGACAGGAGAATGGTAACCCCTCTGTTGTTAACGACTGTATCAGTAAGCACAGTAATGTCTACATGTTTGACATAGAACTCGGTGAAAATGAAACTCCTGTTAGGAGACATATTCCACACTACTTAGCACACCCCCTGATAGACAAAGATCTAAAGCTCATCAATTTAGGATATGACAAGCCTATTGACACTCTATTGAGTGTGTTACAAGTATCTGAAGAGGTGTCTGAAAATGTAGTCAAGGCCCTGTCAGAATATAACCAAAGCACCTGTCATTGCTCACAGATGGCACAACTCTCTCAGACACTGGGATGTAGGCTTTTTATTTGTTGGGCCCCAGGGGATGAACATGAGATATATGGAGTTAAAGACAATAGCACTTGTGTGTACACCATCATAGTATACAGAGAGAACAGGGCCAAATTTTACTACCTGCTTGCTGTCAAAAGTGAAGGCTTTTACACATACAACCTTGCAAGGCTACCTTTCACATCACAGTTCCAGGTAAACAAGCAGGCCTTTGTACACATGTCCGATGGTTCTTGTCAAGGTCCAGGCCTTTCCAACCCAACACATAGTGTAGATACTATTGAAACTAGTCACATTGTACTACAAGGTGAGTTATAGTTGGATAGTGTTCATCAAAGTCCTTACTCAACATTACAACAAAGTGGTTGACAGAAGTAGTTTATTTGTACAAGGTAATCCATGTCAtatacaaatgtttttatttttcaaaGTTATTCAAGTACAATACAACAGTTTATTCTTTACAAGGTAATATATACAAAAAACATTACATTATATGTTGACAGGGTCATAGAATGTTATATGGAATATGTTGTCTTTTGCAATGGTACATGACACAATAAAAGCATTTCATTGCACAATTACAAGCCTTGCCAATAGGGTCATTATGGGTACATGTCATTTACACTACTGTATACAGTTTGCTGAGTTTGGTAAAGGATGTAGAGCATTCAGAACAGGTGCTACAGCATCTGCATGTTACATGGCCACAGTCTCCAACCCAGTCCTTCTTACTAGAACATGCATGACATGTAAATACAAAGTCTGGTACTCCTATAAGGGGTCTGTCACAGGTGGACTGTTTTCTGCACATTGGGCACTGAAGGACACCATCTTTCTTGATACGTCTTATACACTGTAGACACATGATGTGTCCACATGTAAGGTAGCGGTTTGACATTTCCAAACAGCAGAGACAGGAAAACGGGGTTCGGTATATGTCGTCCAAATCATCATTGTCATCAGGCGCTATAAGGATAGAAACATACGTTATACAACTCAAGTGTACAGAAAGTGAAGTGTACAGAAACGTCCATTGCAGGGTATAGTTACAATAGCTATGTACAATGATCTGCTTACCTGTAAGCACAACGTTTTGGTCTGATTCAATTTCCACCATACATGTATCTTTAGACACATAATGTGGAGATACACACTGGACATTTGAAACAAATCGACCATCTGACTCCATAACGGTGTTTAGGCGTGCCCATTGATCACTGTAGTACAGGGCAAGTGGTATACTCTCGGACAGAGAGTCCCCTGAGATGGTGTTAGTACGACTGGTTGGCTGTGCTGGCAGATGTACCGACTTGCGAAGAGGCATTGTGTAGGGTCTGTGTCTCAGTACTCTGCCTTTTGTTTTTATTGTGATGTATTTCATGTTGTGGTAGAACGTGTCGACGTTGGTGTCCTGACAAATGTTATCAGTGTGGGGGACCATGTCTGCATATATTAGCATCATATTGTGGTCAATCAGCGCTGTACAAGGAGCCATTGCCGACAGTGCTATGTTGGAATCCCAGACGTTGGAGCATCTAATCCCGTATGTCTTCATCAAGTCGTATATCCTCTGGGGTTGTTGACATTGCACTGTTATCATCTTGGTTGATGACCCAGTCAGTACAACAGTGACACAGTGCGGTTCCTATGGGTCACACATACAAACAATTGTTAACAAAGGCCTAAACAGAGACATTTCACGTTTAAAGTAATTAGAAGGTTTAGGAACTTACATGTTGACAGTGCAGCTTCATGTTCGTCAACTTGTCCGCCACGGTCGATCCCTTCCGTATCGTCCAGTCGTACCCTTTCACTAATGCCACTGTGTTACTCAAATGTTTGTAGAAACTGAGTCCTGGCCTACTGTCAGTATGGGTGACACTGTAGGTGTTACTAACAACACCCAACGCATTTTTGTTTCCCAACAACGTATCCACATTTCCACACTCCATCACATTGACATTCGGTTCAACCCAGAGATTTTGCATCAAACGTACTAACTGGGTTATGTAGTTGGTAGTCCCTTTGGGTTCAATCTCAATGCAGATAACTGTCAAATGTCTAGTATCGTTGTATGTCCACCTGTTCATATACCACTTTGTGATGTTATCCGTGATAAAGTTGATGTGGTCCAGTGGGGTACAACACCAGCGGATGACTATGGTAAGGTACAACATGGTGCTGAGTAGTAGACAAGCCAGAAAATAATGGCTCAACAGAGTAGCTGAGGCACTTCTTATAGGGAGAGCCCCATGGTCCCAACATGGGATCATTATTTCACCCAATGGTGAGGCTCCAAAGTTGTAGCAGTGAGTGGGTGCTCACTCATCACATCACAGCTTAGGCCTCCGACCAAATGCACCTGTATATGAGAGTACAGGCATCCAACCGAGTCTAACCTATCCAGTCAATGTTAGATATCTATACTTTTTTGTTATCCAATAACACACAGCCCACCCGAATAACGCTGACTCCTCCGACCAAATGCACCTGTTTATGAGAGCACAGGCATCCAACCGAGTCTAACCGATCCAGTCAATGTTAGAGATCTACACTTTTTTGTTGTCCAATAACACACAGCCCACCCGAATAACGCTGACTCCTCCGACCAAATGCACCTGTATATGAGAGCACAGGCATCCACCCGAGTCTAACCTATCCAGCCAATGTTAGAGATCTATGTTTTTTGTTATCCACTGACACACAGCCCACCCGAATAACGCTGACTCCTCCGACCAAATGCACCTGTATATGAGAGCACAGGCATCCAACCGAGTCTAACCTATCCAGCCAATGTTAGAGATCTATGCTTTTTGTTATCCACTGACACACAGCCCACCCGAATAACGCTGACTCCTCCGACCAAATGCACCTGTATATGAGAGCACAGGCATCCAACCGAGTCTAACCTATCCAGCCAATGTTAGAGATCTATGCTTTTTGTTATCCACTGACACACAGCCCACCCGAATAATGCTGACTCCTCCGACCAAATGCACCTGTATATGAGAGCACAGGCATCCAACCGAGTCTAATCTATCCAGTCATTGAATTACTATATTTATGTAGTGGTAATACACAGACATATGGTCAGAATGTTGATATGAATGGTGATAATCCACCACTTTGAAAGGACAGAAGTGTCATCACCACCTGAAGCTATTGTCAGACCTAGAACTGAGATTAAAATTTCAACGTATACTCAATTGTGACAATTGCAAGTAGGTGACCACTTACCTTTGCTATTATAAAAGTTGGAAATGTTACATCCTAGAGTACCAAGGTATTGTGACCTAACACTATGTGTGGCCTGTGCCTCTGACGCGACAGGTTCGGAGGCTCATCTGAAGAAGGAAAAGTGGTACTGGTGAACCCCTGTACACATAACCAGGCCTCTATCATATATATAGAGGCACGAGGACAGTCTCTCAAGTAAGGAGGACCAGCCATGTCGGGTACTATAAGCAATGTTCCTAATAACAGTACTTTGTACCACTCAGACAAGAGCCTCCCTGACACAGACCTGTGCATATGGAGCTTTGCTATGGTCCTAATAATGGTTGTGCTGTCATTTATCCTTTGCTTGTGTTACATATATGTGCTATGTGCAAGGAAGACAAGATACATCAGACTGCCTTTGATTTCGGTGTGATTCTATTTAATGTGCATGTGATGTTACTCAGTTGACCTGCTAATAAACAGACACAAATGTGGTTTTGTGGTAGTGTTCTTTATTGGTGGTCCGAACAAACAATACATCAAGTATACAATGAATATGATATGTGTTGAAATAGTGATGGTTACACAGCTGAAGTGTGTTCATGGAGATAGCCTAATGTCACATTTCAGAAGGGCTACACATCCTCTTTCACTCTAGCCGGGTCCCGGTGTCACACGACCATCCCGATCTGTTCTGGTTCTATTCAGATGTACAGGGATGAGTAAGAAACAGAGAGTAAACCACACTTGTATGTGTCAGGTGAAGCAAGGCAAGAGGCTATATATGGCCCGGAGATATAGTTACCTTTGACCACAACTGGAATCACAGAGGAGTCTGTAGCTTCCACGACATTGCCTTCACACTGGCCGTTCCCATCGCATCTTACCTCATCACAGTAGCACGTTGTGGGGACATACACGGTGTCATACTGCAGCGAATGTACACGCGAACATGGTGTGTAAATAGGGGACGATGCCCGTTTGCTACAGGTCTTGTGAGTTATCAGCAGTGCTAAACCAAAAACAATCATCAACGGAGCCGCTATTAAGGAGATATTGAGCCAATCGTCCTTGTTGTCAATCCACCAGTAACCACTGTAGTACTCGTCATGGTTGAACATTGTGAAGGTGAGAGTGTCCGAACACTGGATGTACTCTACTGTCTTGTCTTATGCTATACACAGGTCATTACCTAGAGGTACAGTGTGCGTGTTGGTAAATGTCTTTCCTTTAACACTTGTTTCCTGTGTATCATCAACATgaaatgtggttatatttgtatagCACAATGAACAGACACAATAACCAAGCACTATTAGTACATAAGGCAGGTATGGGGTTTATTTCACGTATACAAAAGATGGGTTACATATATATTGTCATGACAAAGATAACACCTTTCAGTGCTGCGGAGAGCCGTACAATCGGTTATCACCGGGCATCATTTTGGGTTCGGGGACACTCTGGTTCTTTGCCTCTTTTCAGTTGACGCCGAGGTTAGTTCCACGACAAGGTCCATTTGCTCTATATGTGTCAGGATCAGAGTCATCACATAGACTGCTTGGTCAAATTGCCTAGAGTAAATCTCATCTGCTAGGCAGTAAATATCTTTCATCTCAATGACACCATAGGGAATATGATTGTACCCCTTGACAATCTCCCATGACAGCAACAGTTTCACTCTGTTCACATCAGCGTGGCTGAGGTTGGCCAGTGTGTTTTCCAATATTGAACGTAGGTTCGAAGGACGATACTTATCAAGCTTAGCCAGCCCTTCAAGGCCGTGCGCTTCGATGTCAGTGATTCTGAAGTCACTATGGTGCTTTCCGAGTGTGTCCACGATAAGAGTCCAGGCAACCTCCCTGCCGAAGTAGGAGTACATTATATTGATCAGAGTCTCGGGGTATTTCACATAGGCGTCTGACCTCTGCCTCTTAAGCATCATTCGTAGTGTTTCTCTTAGTCTACTGTCTAGTGGCATGTTTTTGTGGTCTTGTATTGCTGCCACGAGCTTCTGGAAGACGTCTTTGTTTCTCATTAGGTAGTTGGCCATCTTGAATTTATTTGTCAGCTCCATTTTCTGACTctactctggtctctctctgatcTGTGGACATTTGTAAGTGTATGTGCCCTTTGTGACTGTATGTTTATATATCCTTTCACCAAGGGCTATCAGATGGAGAATACATTAAGGATCACGGCCCGTATCTCCAACTGAGCCTGAAACATCCTACCCACGATGTGTCTATGTGATCTGTAACGTCCGATCGGCTGATTCATCAACCATGTCTAAGACATCCGATCGGGTCAACTCACCGAAGTGTCTCAGCACTCTGACCGGGGTTACCATGTTCAACCGTGGCTGATGTCTCCAACCAGAACAATCTAGTCAGAGTAGATAAAAGTCTACACATCCCAAAGATAGTTTCTATTTAACAGTGTGCACATCTCAACATAGGTTCCTACACAATAGCCACATCTGAAAGTCATGGCTGTACAGTCCTATCTGACAGAATGGGACCAATGTTGTCACAGTGACAACTTCAAGCATGTCACCTTGGATAGGTTTCTAGCCatcccacacagagagctgatggATGACTACGGAGCATCTTTTGCTACACAACATCGGAACCTGTGCAAAACGCTACGAAAGGTGTTGACGAAGAAACTATTGGTAGATCGGAGGCAATGTACTCCATCTACCCCAAGGAAAAGACGACCCTTGGAAATCGACAACTTATCGTGCAAGATAAAGAGCCTATCAATAAGGGATCGAGTGGGGGTCAAGAACAAAAGTTTCAACGGTTCTCCCCGTAGCACAGCCCTAAGTGTCTCTAACTGCAAGACACGAGTATCGGTTAAGGATCGACTGGGTGCCCCTGTGAGAGCAAGGAAAGGGAGACCAGAGGGCCGATTCTGGTTGAGAACGGTGCACAGGATGCGTAACGGGAACTCAGAGTCTCCAGATACAAACAGGTCCACCCCTAGAAACCGCAGCTATCGAGCCAAAGGATATCGAGAGGATTTAAGCAGAATCGACTACCCTGGGTCCGGAGCTACCTCTTTCAAGAACACTTACAAATGTCGCCGCACTCTGGTGTATGTGTGAACTTGTCCTTGTGCTGTGATGTTACAATAAAAATGCATAGTCTAACTCTTTGTCAATGTCCGgactttatttttgtaataatgataCATCAACACAATAAACATCATCCCAGGTATACCAAATAGCAATTAGTTTCAAAAAGAGACAAAAGTGATATTATTGTTGGAATACAGAACTTTGCATGTATATGACAACAAATGCCTATTCATAAATGCCTATTACCAATAAAGACAGTCCATCCCTAGGTTGTTGCTTTGTGGATAATAGCTATAGCTCTAACAGACGTTTAATAGGCTGAATACGTTCAATTGTCATCAGCCATCAACATGAGCAACATTTGATTCAGGTAAAGAGGGTACCcggtgttctgttgttctgtctcaGGTGACATTCGCCAGGCGTAACCGTTCTCGGTCCACACCATCGTCCACATGGGATGTATAGTCTGGGGCTGGAAACTGTGGGCCTGGACTCCATCCTGGACTCCCTCTTGCCAGTGGTGTTTGTAGAAGCACTTTGAGCCGAAGTGGCAAGTACCAGGACCTCGATCATAGTATCGACACGGTTTACTCGCGAGGAAATCTTTGTACCTCTGTATCAGTTTCAGCTTGTCCTCTTCATCTTCGACCCAGTGATCACTCGGGATGAAGAAGTGCGATCTAGTTCGGCACTCCGGGCACATTTTAACGGTTTTGATATCGTGACATTTCACCGTTCTCCACGTGCGGATACACTCCAGGCAATAACAGTGGCTACAGTTGGGCAGAATTCCGAATCGGCGCTCCCTCGGATTGTCCTTTTCAAGCACCACCTCcaaacagacaccacacaccatgTCGCTACTGCGCTGGGTGGCAACGGTGGGACCAGCGGCAGCCTCGATACTTAAAGTATTGtactctgtgttctgtctctccaACGGTATCACCTCACTCGTACAGGCCATCGCATGTGGTCTCGTGGATGCTGCTGCTGCCATTGCAGTCTGTGGTGATTAGCCTCGCTGAGGTGGTCGGCACCACTGTTAGTGTTCTTAAAGAATAATATCCTCCAAACACGGACCGTGTCTCCAACCATGCTAACTCAGGGACTGCTATTGTAGACTGTTTGATATTACATAAAACAATGACCGTTTATTCAACCAGGTTAGCCCAGGGAGTGATATTGTACAATCCCAGGGAGTGATATTGTACAATGTTTGCTATTACATTCAGTGCCTTGTAGAGGCTGCGTTGTGTCATAAAGGTATATGACGGTCCGTACACACTCCAGTACTAAGTACCTGCACTATGCTTACATGttctacacacacagtcaataGTCCTGGTACGTAAGGCATATAATAGTCAAACCACACTCCATTACTAAGCACCTGTACTATGGGTAAATGTTCCATCCACACTGGGTAAATGTTCCACCCACACACTCAATAATCCTCATCACTGTTATTGTTTCAGACACTCTATGACTAAGGACCGGTACTGTGGTTTCATGgtctacacacacagactcaataCTCCTCCTCACTGTCAACGTTTGAGTCATAACACCCTTCTGTAGACAGATTCTTTGGTTTCGGCTTAGTACCTGGACCCCTCATGGGCTTCGTATGGGAGGATTCACTAGCTTGGTGCTCAGTCAGAGCTGGATTTAACTGTTTGGTGGTCCATTGCAAAGCGAGGCGTTGTTCTTGTGGATTGGTACAGTCAACCTCTCCATTGTACTGCCGGACATGCTGCTGTGGCCGAGCTTGACGATGTTGCTGCTGGGGATACAGATGATTCTCTAGAGGTTGAGGTGAATGCTGCGGCTGGGGAAGGTACTGAGGGAACCCATTCGTGAATCTTCCTTCTTGGCTAGGTGGAGCTGAGGGGAGGGTTGTAGACACTGTAGACAAGAGCCAGCTCCTGGGTATATCGCCTAAGGGAAATGTTTTTGTCTTGGGTTCACACAGACCCATGCGGATCATGCGGTTACTCATCATACCCTGCTGGTTGTATGTCGTCGGGCCAGCTGAAGTGATACAGTAACGAAACAACAGATATATGTAGTATCTGGATAATTTGCCAGGCTCAGATAATATCGAATCAGGGATAGGTGCTCCGCTGCGCGCAGTGCTACAGCATTCCATGTGATGGAGAGATTCCACATCACCTCTGGGTATATACAAGGTATCGGCTCTCTTCCACATATCTCTCAAGACCTGCAATGTCATCTGGAGAGTTTCTCCACTCTTCAACCCACTGTCTTGGAACAGACCCGTAGCTGGCGCTCCTGCCACGATCAGGCACTCAAACAGTGATACGGAAGCGTGTTCAGAGAACACGATCTCTCTACGAACCGAACAGTTCATCTCCTatttactacacctgatatattACAGATCAATAGCCTATGTCATTGATGTCAGGACTATCGAAAGGAAATGGACCAGTTAAGGAACCAAACCATAAGCAATGCCGAAAGGTTGATAGGACTGGTAGAGCGTTACAATTTGTTTCACGTTAAGACCTTGTGTTATAACGATGTTCAAAGCGTGCTGGTGTGGCTTGGGGTAAAACCTGAACAATTCACCTTCAGACAGAACGAGGACACGGTAACAGTTCTCAACAATGTTATCACAGAGCATAGTCTCACAACTGTCGGAGTGGTGAGCATCTCAGACGAACCTCAGCTAAAGGGTAAGGATCGCGTAGTGGTATACATAAAACGCCACTCGGCACCAGCGACCATGAGCTGTAAATACGACTCAATCGTATTGTTCAGGGTGATAAAATGCAGTGTGAGTGCCCCTTACTCTCCGAGGATTACCAGTTTGATGAGGGAAACACGGACCTCAGTCCAAAAACGCAGGACGCCCATATTCCCGACGTTTGCGAGTGCTACACTTGAGGACATCGAAGCAATGCCTCAGCAGGACCATCCAGTGATAGATGGCTGCTCGACTATGAGCTACAAGACAACTACACCTAGGACGGCCAAAGTGACCATAGACAAATTTGGGCGAATATACAAGCCTCTAAGCCCTACCGCAAACGCACATCACTGGAGCATCTACGCTAACATATCAGGGCCGAGGGGGTCGAAATGTGGCTTCGACATAGAAGACCTGGTATCCAGACCGGACATGGTGCTAGGTCGAGGAGGCTTTGGGGTGACGGTTCAAGTTAACGATCACCTAGTTGCAAAGACCAACCTTTTTCCTGAAATGGTGGACTGGAGTGTTCCTTTCATAGACAATGAATTTAGTCGCTACGCGCACATTGCCTCGCAGGTGGAGGAGGTGATGATCGGCGTGTCAATAAAACACCCCAACATCCTCCGCACGTTCGGAGGCTTTTGGTGTGACATTGCCGGCTACCAATTGGGAGGTAGAGCAGTTGTAGTCATGGAACGAGCACTGTTCTCGCTACAGGAGTTCATGTGGCGTATACAAAATGCCTCAGTAGTCCCCTTAGTAGAACTGGATACTCTCCGGGGGCTTGAATACTTGCGATCGAGAACCATCCAGCACAGGGACTTCACGCACAGGAACGTCTTGGTCTGTCACCAGCCTGATAGAAATACAATACCATTTGCTTTCAAGATCAGCGACTTTGGCACATCATGCAACTTCTCTACCCCAGATCAGCCTCGGGGCAACCGCACTAACATGGCTCCCGAAGTGCTATGGTGCTTGAACTCGGCCATGGGGAGCGACATATTCAGCTGGTACTGTGTGATGTGGGAGTTACACAGCGGCTCGCCCTTGTTCCAATACAAAGGTTCGGACAACGAATATTGTAAGATGACATACGCTGCCAATCTATCCGATATGGTAGGGGTTTACAGACCGGATGACAATGAGACTTTGGGAATACGCTACATGAGATCGTTAAACGCTAGCTCCCTCCAAGCGAAATACAAACACACAAGGCCCAGCGCGGGGACCATACGCAATAAACTCTCTGTCATTGGCTCCAAGATAGTGGACAAAGCTTTTGTCCATATGGGAGTGCTATGCATTACCCTGTTTCCTCAAGAGAGATGGTCTCCTTCCACACTGCTTAATCTCAAACGATACCAGTGTTTGGCGATAGATGTCAAGGATGCTCAGACACCTTCCACACAGATGCCCTTGTCCGTACAGGTAGGGAACTATAGGTCAACCGACATGATAGTGGCCAACGACTGTGTCCCCAAGGACCTCACTAAACTTGTGGAAGAGAGATCGGCGACGCAATCCCCGGTTACAGTGATCGGTTCCGATCCCAAAGTGTACTACGGAATAGACCTTATCAGGTTGGCTCCTGATCTTATCCAGCCGTACAGTTGGTACTCGAGCAAGGCCACGGAGCTCGAAAGTCTATACAAGAGCAAGTATAGCAAACGCAAGGTTGCTGAAACAGACAATCGGTCCGGGGTCAGACCTGCCAAGATGGCTCTCGGGGTGTACGTAGATAATCCAGACGTGGGTACTTCGAACCAACACTGTCCACAGCATCAGCTCCATCCTCACCCCTCCGTCATAATAGATGTGAAACAGGCACACAAATTGACAGATGAACTTCATCCTGTCCAATCCAAGGAGGCTTATGGTATGGACAACTCGGTCACAACTGATGCGGGGCACATGTCAAGGGATGTATCTCTCCTGGATTTGAATAACCTTGAATGGAGTGACGACTTGACAGAAATGTTGAGCTGTAGCAATTTGGGTGATGAGATAGTCAACAATGGCAATTGTAATATAGCGTCTGTGGGCGATAGCTCTGACAAGGCTCTAGACCTCACCATAGGCCAAGCGGGAGCCAGTGTGAACAACCTCATTGTCAGCCCGTCCCAGGGGCCCATTACTGAAGCCGGTGGCGAGGATGCATCGAACCCACCCAGTAACATACTGGCCGCAGTCGGTGATGCTATACAGGGTAGGGTGAATAATATGAGAGGCAAGATGATCAAGGAAATGTTGAGCTGTGGCAATTTGGGTGATGAGATAGTCAACAATGGCAATTGTAATATAGTGTCTGTCGGCGATAGCTCTGACAAGGCTCTAGACCTCACCATAGGCCAAGCGGGTGCCAGTGTGAACAACCTCATTGTCAGCCCGTCCCAGGGGCCCATTACTGAAGCCGGTGGCGAGGATGCATCGAACCCACCCAGTAACATGCTGGCCGCAGTCGGTGATGCTATACAGGGTAGGGTGAATAATATGAGAGGCAAGATGATCAAGGCTCTAGACCTCACCATAGGCCAAGCGGGAGCCAGTGTGGACAACCATATTGTCAGCCAGTGCAAGGGGAACAGTGCTGACGCTAGTGGTGAGGGTACACAGAAACCACCCAGCAGCATACCGGCAACAGAGCCAGTACAGGATATCGGTGATGATATAGAGGGTAGGGTGAGTATGAGAGGCAAGAGGATCGAGGGGGAGATAAACACAACCATGGTCATTCTGAAGAGTACCAACGAGAAGGAGATAGCACGTTTCAAAGACAGCGTGGTCATCCAGTCACAGAGTATTACCCAAATGCACCCTCTTATATTTGCTGGTcccagacatggattgtgtaagtGCTCTATGCGCAAGGATGTGTTCATCTTCCAATACGCTCAGTTGTTCGATGACTGCAAGCAGGTGTTTAACTGGACCGTCGCAGACTCACCTAACTCTGTATACGCTTTTCTGCTACAAGTGTTTCTCACGCTCAAGGAGGCCCTAGATATGCAGTTGCTGCCTACTCACATGACCGAATGGAGATATATCCTTATCGGCAAAGGAGCTGTGATGATCGACATTGTCCCTTATCTGAGCAGGAACTTCAACAAGCCATTGGCCTCGATGTTCAGTGACCAATGTAAGAACTTGACCGGTCTCTGTACTACTATGGTGTCAAAGCACTTACCGGACTCGAACCTGTGCAAATGGCTTTGCAATCTCAGTACTGGCACGTCTACCTCGCAGGTACTGACCGACTCGATCGGGTGGTTGCGCCAATTCAATAACGACGAAAGGACAAGTCCACACCTCTTAACTCTAATCGGTAGATACTTCACGTTCAGAGATTACACATCCGAAATACCTGACTGGCTGACATACTTGGGTGAGGAAGAAGACGCTCGTAATAAAAGCAGCGGCAAACTGCTGGTATACGGAGAACCTCAGCCTTACAGAGGCAACCAGACAGCAGAAGGCCTGGGTGATACTAAGCTGAGTACACTGGTTAGGAACATAGTGCTAAGGATGAGGGTGAAGATATTCGGATCATCTAGGCTGGAAGTGACGACATTAGATTGTACGCAGGGTTTGACAAAGGTGACTCTGAACGTCTCTGCCCTCTCTGGGGTTGTCAGGATAGATCAACTGGACCGGTCAAAGTTACTGACTGACAATGGTAGCTGTTTCACACACGACTTAGTGTCCCATATCGATTCCAAGTGGGCCCCTGTGATATTGTTCACAAAGTGTAAGCGACAGGGACCCGTGCAGGAGTTCACGCTCGACTATTACAAGATGACAATACTCATGGTTCTACTGAACCACGAGGGGTCTGTGTTATCTC
Coding sequences within it:
- the LOC110523749 gene encoding uncharacterized protein LOC110523749 isoform X1, with translation MIPCWDHGALPIRSASATLLSHYFLACLLLSTMLYLTIVIRWCCTPLDHINFITDNITKWYMNRWTYNDTRHLTVICIEIEPKGTTNYITQLVRLMQNLWVEPNVNVMECGNVDTLLGNKNALGVVSNTYSVTHTDSRPGLSFYKHLSNTVALVKGYDWTIRKGSTVADKLTNMKLHCQHEPHCVTVVLTGSSTKMITVQCQQPQRIYDLMKTYGIRCSNVWDSNIALSAMAPCTALIDHNMMLIYADMVPHTDNICQDTNVDTFYHNMKYITIKTKGRVLRHRPYTMPLRKSVHLPAQPTSRTNTISGDSLSESIPLALYYSDQWARLNTVMESDGRFVSNVQCVSPHYVSKDTCMVEIESDQNVVLTGKQIIVHSYCNYTLQWTFLYTSLSVHLSCITYVSILIAPDDNDDLDDIYRTPFSCLCCLEMSNRYLTCGHIMCLQCIRRIKKDGVLQCPMCRKQSTCDRPLIGVPDFVFTCHACSSKKDWVGDCGHVTCRCCSTCSECSTSFTKLSKLYTVV
- the LOC110523749 gene encoding uncharacterized protein LOC110523749 isoform X2 — encoded protein: MIPCWDHGALPIRSASATLLSHYFLACLLLSTMLYLTIVIRWCCTPLDHINFITDNITKWYMNRWTYNDTRHLTVICIEIEPKGTTNYITQLVRLMQNLWVEPNVNVMECGNVDTLLGNKNALGVVSNTYSVTHTDSRPGLSFYKHLSNTVALVKGYDWTIRKGSTVADKLTNMKLHCQHEPHCVTVVLTGSSTKMITVQCQQPQRIYDLMKTYGIRCSNVWDSNIALSAMAPCTALIDHNMMLIYADMVPHTDNICQDTNVDTFYHNMKYITIKTKGRVLRHRPYTMPLRKSVHLPAQPTSRTNTISGDSLSESIPLALYYSDQWARLNTVMESDGRFVSNVQCVSPHYVSKDTCMVEIESDQNVVLTAPDDNDDLDDIYRTPFSCLCCLEMSNRYLTCGHIMCLQCIRRIKKDGVLQCPMCRKQSTCDRPLIGVPDFVFTCHACSSKKDWVGDCGHVTCRCCSTCSECSTSFTKLSKLYTVV